Genomic window (Cardiocondyla obscurior isolate alpha-2009 linkage group LG06, Cobs3.1, whole genome shotgun sequence):
ATGCCCAATGCGCCATGCTGCTGTTATGGTTGACATTGAAGGCACACATAGAGTTATACCACTTGATGAAGATGTAtgtaatgtattatttaatataaatattaataattaaaattatttacaaaatgctACATAAATCTTGCTAATGTGCTGTACAAAGTGTACATATTTTTGCAggaaaaacgataaaaagtaaattacaatgttaataataataaaaatttttacataaaaataatactaataaaaataacgttgtTCTAATTACAGAGTGACTTAAATATAGTGGCGTCATTTGATCGGCGTGGAAATTACGTGTATACAGGAAATGCTCACGGTAGAGTTTTGGTTCTTGATGCAGAGACATTAAACGTGAAAGCATCTTACAAAATAACACAGGGCACTGCAAGTAATACGGCAGTAAAAAGCATAGAATTTGCACGACGAGGTTCTTGTTTCTTGGTTAATACCTCTGACAGAGTAATTCGTGTGTATGACAGTACTGAAATATTAGCATGTGGCAAGGATGGCGAACCGGAACCGATACAAAAGTTGCAAGATCTTGTAAATAAAACAACGTGGAAAAAATGTTGCTTTTCGGGAGATGGAGAATACGTATGTGCTGGATCAGCGAGGCAACATTCGTTATACACATGGGAAAAGAGCATTGGAAACTTAGTGAAAATTTTACATGGGACCAAAGGCGAACTTTTACTTGACGTTGTGGTAAAAAAAGTTTCTAtctataaaatgtaattaaataaaactacatATAACTTTTTGATTCAACTTTTCTATTATAGTGGCATCCGGTGAGGCCGATAATTGCGTCTATATCATCAGGCGTAGTTTCTATTTGGGCACAAAATCAAGTGGAAAATTGGTCTGCATTCGCGCCGGACTTCAAAGAGTTGGATGAAAATGTTGAGTATGAGGAAAGAGAAAGTGAATTTGACTTGAGTGACGAAGATAAGTCTGTCGTGCAAGGAGAAGAAGCTCAAGATGAGGAAATAGAAGTTGACGTTGCGTCAATTGACAGAGTTGCTGCATTCTGCAGTTCTGATGAGGAAACTGAAGATATAGGATCTCTCCAATTCCTACCTATATCTCCAGATGTGGAAGATTCCGAAGATAATCAAGTAACGCCACACGAACCGCCAATGAAGAAACATCGTTCATACGATATAGATTTACAGGGAGCACCAATCGATGGTAAGATCTCGTCTACTAAACGACTATACCTATTTACAAACAGTTACTGTGCATAAttctgatatatttttatataatttaacataattttaataagttaacAATAAAACTTACAGAAACTCATCCTTTACTAAATAAAGGAAAGGATAAGCCAACTACAAAAAAAGGAAGACCAAGATTAGAACACAAAAAgggaaaataattcaatatgtGAGAAAAGTTTTggtaataataaacaaatttataatataattatgattaaatttataatacatgtgttatttatttttaaaatatgataaaaacatttttttataaattttgataaaaatataataaacataaaGGTTTTCTATAAGGTTACAACTAAAAGTAATGAATTTTGTGCGAGTTTTGAAagatataatttctataattgtCAAAAATATGATTACGTAAGAATAAtctgtcaatattttttttatacatatacaaaatcTTGGAAATGCagttgttaataaaaaaaaattgtatagtTATATTGCATAACACAATTACATAATACACACACGTAGCATAGttgtcaattaatattaagcagtaaaaattttattaacactagaaattacaaagcgcgcgtattatttattatttaatttaacaaggACAATAATTTAGTCATGCACTCATATAGGCGGGAAATtcaaataaacaaaattataaatctgtTAATCTCAAAGGTTTCTCGGTGCCAAAACTCGGAAAACATTCGAGAAATATTAGGAAAGTTAGAAAGAGTAAGTTGATGGAGCATTTGAATGGAGCACCGTTCCCTCCTACACTTGTGGAGGCATGGCCACGCCGCCTGAACAATGATGGCTGCTGCTCTCGTCCTCTCTCACGCTCCCGAGAGACAGCCATCATTTTTCAGGCTGTGTGGCCACGCCTCCACAAACGTTGGCGGGAACGGCGCTCCAGTGTTCTTATTTTTCCCAACCCTCAATACTTTTCGAGCGTTTTCAAAGCTCCGGCACCGAGAAACCTCGGGATTaatagatttataattttgtttattggAATGTCTCGGCCACTTATGTGGGTCcatgattaaattaccgtttttgtttaattgtaattgaggattaaatattatttgttcaaatgttaatgtactttttaatGCGTGCGGGAATATCTCGTCAGAACGTGTGTCATTCATTTTATCGTTTGAATCAGGTGGATCGTGCTCTGTAACCAGAACGAAGTGGGACTGATGTAATCTAACCTGAAATTAATGGCAACGATAAAATTTGAGTAGCAAACGAATTAGCCAATCCCAATCGAAAACGGCACAATCTTCAACTCacgttttcttctttatcaCTGGCCTAAccctaaaaaaaaacgaagatgCAAAATGCAATATCGTGCATGTGGTTATGGTTGAGGAACAGTTAAGAAAAGAGAAGTGAAGAACATTAAAGGTAATATATAGTTTACTCGCTTGTAAagacataatttataaagaatattaaaaatacgtaaaatatatataaattacaggTTCAGACATGCATAAAAttcaagagaaaaattaaaaaaaagtttactctgtaaaataattcgaaGTACAATGAGTGTTGTCGCGCCAGACACGTGCGAGTCCATAAAGGACGTAATTACGATAGGCACTCATGTGATTGTCAAAAAACAAGACTTCAGCAAAGTATACAAGGTATCTGAAGATGGTATTTTGATGTTGGGGAAAGACCAAAAGGTGAAAATGCACGAAATTATTGGTAAACCATATTGGAGTACCTTCGAGATGGTGCCTGTAACAGACAGCAAGGGCATTTTTACTCTAAAATTAAGAGACCAGATAGAATCATGGGATGATCTTAAAGGTGAGTTAAGTGGTTGTGACAATCGTTCTATTACAGACGATGGTACATCTCAGAGGCTGTCAAAAGAGGAGATTCTTCAGCTGCAAGAGGCTGGTAAGACTGGTAAAGAGATAATTGGTAGCCTTATTGAAAATAGCACATCTTTTGCTGCCAAAACAGAATACTCACAAGAGAAATATATCAAGAAAAAGGAACgcaaatatttcaagtttttGACAATACATAAGACATCAATATTGTCTTtacatgaaatatattttacatcaaAAAGAAAACATGAAAAAATTGGAGGGCTGAGGATGGATACTTTGGCACAAATACTATCCTACAGTGATGTACAATCTGATGGTTTACATTTGTTGTACAGTAGTGGATATCAGGGATTGCCTGCAGCAGCCATGCTCAACAGAATAGGCATGAATACTACTGGCTACTTAATTAACCTACATCCAGGTAACATGCCTCAAACTACATTTATTGAAGCCATGAATTTTCCACAGGAAATGAAAGACAGACATGTTGCAGTAAATATTTATAGTTTTTTGAGATTGCACTATCAAGGTGAATCTAGCATTATAGACAGTATTTCcatatctaaaaaatttattggtAACATTAAAGAAACTCATAGTGTTCAGAAACTTACAGAGGAATTTaatggagaaaataaaaataatgaagcaACAAGAATGGATATGGAACTTTTAGAATTGAAAACTGagacaaaagaaaatgatattttacttataagTGATACTGAAGAAGAtaccaatattttaaaacgaaaattcGAATCTGAAAAGCCTGATAAAGAAGTAGCACCTGCAAAGAAACCAAAATGGCTATTAGAGACAAAACATGCTGTGGATTTATTAACCAACTCAAAGGCTCGCGGTTTAACTATTGTAGCAAAAGAACACCCTTTACAAATTGCAAATGCATTGCTACCCTTTTTAGGAATCTCGCGGCCGTTTGTTATTTTCCATGCTCATCGAGAGCCCTTGCAAGAGACTTATGTagaacttaaaaaaaagggcaatgtaataaatgtgAAACTGTTCACAAACTTTTTACGATCGTATCAGGTATTACCAGACAGGACACATCCTGACATTTTAACAAATGATACTGGTGGTTATATTTTAACAGGTTATTTAgttgaataatatataaaacgttttaataaattttgatatgaaaaaaaaatgatcaatATAAGTTGGCATTGACATCAATTAAATGCCAAAAATCTATATATAGcttaataagtatatataacTTAATAAAGCTAATATAAcactagaaaataaattaaagcaatttataaatttttacataaatataattattatgtacatcATAACGTTTTTACTTTAgcctttattatatttttaattataattcgtaataataattattcttctgcccataattttttttaaatataaaaatatgtagcGGAAGAACTAAGGGTTgttaataagtttttaaattatatattatttatataattgttcttattgcaataaaaatatcttttaccATAAAttcatgtttttttaaataaattttaggtTTTGCAGAATTTATCTTTGGATCAAGAATtgaatttatcaaatttttacaaacaagATTTTTAGTCTgcaaatctttctttttttattgtcaaatatctttttggtttcttatattttagataattttttttaaatcttgtcGATTGAGTTAGAACAATACGTCGGTACTTGAATATGTAATTGTGTTGATTGAAAGCTTCCATCAGAGGATGCTGTAGTCTCTTCTAATTGGAACCAACTGGAACATAGGTGAGAAGAGGTGAAAAGAGGTTTGCCCGGAGGAATTtcgtacgtacgtatgtacTTTGCAGTCTTCAAATTCTTATAACGATCGATTTAAGAATTGCGAAAACCGACAACCAGTAAAATACGTGGCTTATGCATGTCCTGATAAATTCTTTTAGGTTAAGACATTCCGGAACGTCTCGCACGCGCGCAGTGTAGCGTAACATATTGCAATACTTTGCGATCTCCGTTTTCTTTCCCCTCCTCCTACAAGGACATCTGATCTGGGCAGATAAGAGATCCGCGTATCTTTTGACGTTTGTCCTCGCAGCGCTTATAATTTCGCAATACTGTGCAATTGTGTGCAATCGCGGCAATGGCCAGCTGGAACGGATCGTATCCGGAGGACGTGAATTACTTGATGTACGCCGACCAGAACGCGGCGGACGCTGCCGCGGGTAATTGGCAGTACTTCCCGGGGACGAGCTCGTACCTGCGCGACATACCTGCATCAAGCTACTATCCAGGAACGTCCGGGAGTCGGCACGTCTACGAGCAAAACAGGTCAGGAACAACTTTCTATCAGGTCGGTGCTCAACATTCCTTGAACATGGTGCCTTTGGACAACAATGCCTATCAGAAACGTGTACTGCCAAACACTTCATCCGCGGACAGCGTACAACCGTTAAATGCCACCCCAATGTCATGTAACGGATCGTTCTTTACTCAGGATAATTACAAACCAAAGTTCAAGGGCAGCCAAGCCAAAACTGCCGGCAAGAACGTGCCATCACCAGCGGGCGATGTCGTTCAATCTGCAATAGTGAAGAATTCCAATTTGCATTTTACAGCCAATGAATTTGTGCCGAATCAGGCAAGGTTTAAAAGGGATACTAGATTTAGGCGGTACGATAATAGTAACACCACAGGAAACGGTTTTAACGTTTGCGCGCAAGAATTTAAGCCAAAATCGAGCGATAAATCATCCGCGTCGGACGATAGGGGCAAAAATGAGAGGCGCTATGAAAATAGAAGAGATACAAATTACAGGCAGAAAAAACCTCAGAACACACAGGCTGCACAAGCTTCGAGATTTAATTACAAGGATACTCAGAGAACGTATAATACGAGAAATTACAATAAGTTTCAGAATGGCAAATATTACAATAGAAAATATCAGTCAGACATAGAGCAAAATACCGCTGGAGAATCTTACTCGTCTACAACTGATTCAACTGCATTTAATTCTCAGGAAAATAAGATTATTGCGGAGGAAATGCAGGAGAATGACTCGTTTTCAGGCGCAAAAATTAGAAGCGGAGAAGAAGCATCGCATGAAAATAGTAATTCCGAAAACACGTCTTCgaaaaattctgaagcacaacGAAATGATAAACGATTTTCCAGTACATCTAATTATCATAGACACAATTTGGATGATATGCACTCTGAACCTGGTGTAAGGCGAAAAACATCGATGACCACAACAAAGTATGTGCCAAGAAGAAACAATGAAATGACGAATAATAAGgagaaaagaatgaaaaattgGAGAGATAGAACAGAATCTAATGAGATGGCACATGTACCACAGGgaaaaaatccaaagaagAGACATGACattggtattttttttatattatatacttcatgaaataaattgcattgctattatataaaaaaaattatccgtaattaatttttattttgtatttttttatcagatgATGACGTAAGTCAAAGAGAAAGATTAACCGAACAACTGAATAAGGGAACATTGGAATGTCTGGTCTGTTATGAGCATATCAAACAAAATGATTACGTTTGGTCTTGCAACAATTGTTATCACGTATTGCATCTaaagtgtataaaaaaatgggCAAAATCATCTCAGAGTGGTAAGTAAGCGGTAGTTCTTATCGCGTAAAATTATCgaacgtattttttattaatgtattttattatttttattaatgtatattaattttattaatgtattttattctaGATAATAAAAGTTGGAAGTGTCCTGCTTGTCGGGATGTTAGTTTTCTTGTGCCtgaaaattacttttgtttctgcggaaaaatgaaaataccTGAGTGGAATCGCAGAGACGTGGCGCATTCGTGTGGTGAGATCTGTGGCCGACCTTTATCCAAGAATAATTGTACTCACAAATGTACTCTGCTCTGCCATCCCGGCTCTTGTCCACAATGTATAGCAATGGTGACTAAATATTGCGGCTGCGGTAGAACATCAAAGATGCTTTTGTGTAGCGCGCAACAATTTTTAATGTGCGATTCAATATGCGGGAAAGATTTGTCGTGTGGCAAGCATACTTGCCAAAAGAAATGTCATCAAGGAGAGTGTGAACCTTGCGACAAAATTGTGCAACaaggtaattttttaatttttttatttatatttaaaaataactttaataatattctatttttattaaattaattttttaattaaaatgttaagattaaaacaattttttaatgctattGTTATTTGTTTTTAGTATGTTTTTGTGGTAAGAAAACTCAGGAAGTACCTTGCCGAGCCAATACTACGGATACATATTCCTGtgataatatttgtaataagcCATTAGACTGTGAAAAACATTATTGTCAGAAAATATGTCATCCGGAGCCTTGCGAACCCTGTTCCTTAACGCCTGAAAGAGTTACGATGTGTTGTTGTGGACAAACATTATTAActgaaaaaagagaaagttgTACAGATCCTGTGCCAACTTGCGATAAAATCTGTTCCAAACGTTTAAAATGTGGTCAACCTAGTGAGTATCTTAAAGATATTGCGCTTTGCgtcttattatttaaatgtgttacattaaattattattcactttTTTAGGTAATCCGCATACCTGCAAAGCACCGTGTCACATGGGAGAATGTCCAGAATGTGATTTAAGCACGGATGTTAAATGTCGATGCGGTAATATGGATCGTGAGATTGATTGCAAAGATTTAACGACTAAGGCCGATGATGCACGTTGCGAAAaacgttgcaaaaaaaaaagatcttgtGGTAAGCATAACTGCAATCAATTGTGCTGTATTGACATTGAACACATCTGTCCATTACCGTGTTCGAAAACCTTAAGCTGCGGTCGGCATAAGTGCCAGGATAGATGTCATATAGGTAAGTACACGCTGATctataattgtatttatatatacggGATGTCTCACTCTCCATATGACAAAGCTTTAAAAAACCTACCTACCCATAAGAGCTTTATCATATAGAATGACACACTGTACATACATAAATTGTacactaaaataattttttttttttttaataggcaGATGTTCGCCTTGCTGGGAAAGCAGTTTCGAAGAATTGTACTGCGAGTGTGGTTCCGAAGTAATTTATCCACCAGTACCATGCGGCACAAGGAGACCCACTTGCAACCGACCGTGTTCGCGCGAACATCAGTGCAATCACGAGGTATTGCACAATTGTCACAGTGAACCTACATGTACACCGTGCAGCGTTCTAACTCAGAGATGGTGTCACGGCAGACACGAACTCAGAAATGCAGTACCGTGCCATGTGAAAGAAATCTCGTGCGGTCTGCCTTGTAACAAGCCGTTAGCGTGTGGATGGCATAAATGTATTACAATGTGCCACGCTGGACCCTGTGAGAGACCCGGACAGCAATGCACGCAACCTTGTGCTACAATAAGAGAACTGTGCGGGCATATCTGTGGCGCTCCATGCCACGAAGGAAAGTGTCCAGATACGCCTTGCAAAGAAATGGTTAAGgtacaaacaatttttatttttatttattttaaacaattatttattcaaagcagcttaaataaaaaatttaaataagttttgtGTCATACTATATATACGATCATATTTATGATAATATTACAGGTTACGTGCCAGTGTGGACATAGAACTACAAGTCGCGTCTGTGCAGATAATGCACGGGAATATCAAAGAATAGCAAGCAACATATTAGCTAGTAAGATGGCCGATATGCAGCTTGGTCACTCTGTTAATTTAGAAGAAGTGTTCGGACAGGGagcgaaaaaacaaaatcaattaaaaactttagaaTGTAACGACGAGTGTAAAACaatagaaagaaatagaagactCGCATTAGGCCTGCAGATAGTTAACCCAGATTTAAGTGGCAAATTAATGCCTAGGTATAGTGATTACATGAAACAATGGGCTAAGAAAGACCCACATTTCTGCCAAATAATCCACGACAAATTGACGGAATTGGTGCAGCTAGCAAAGACGTCCAAACAGAAGTCTCGCAGTTACTCTTTTGACGTTATGAATAGAGAAAAGCGTCATTTTGTACACGAGGCGTGCACACACTTTGGCTGTGAAAGCCAAGCATATGACGAAGAgccaaaaagaaatattgttgCTACTGCCGTAAAAGATAaggtaaaaagttttatagatCAAAAATGTCAtatcattataataataaatgtatttcattGCAGTGTTGGCTACCAAGTTACAGTTTACTAGAAATGatacaaagagagaaaggacaAAGAAAAGTTCCGGGTCCGGTACTTAATACTTCAAAAGGAAATAATTCTACAAAGTAAGATATCATTTtgtatatttgaataaaagataataacaTCGATAATAAGTaactgtataataataatattttaatatttgcaggACTGTTCTTTCGTTACCCGTAAAACAAAATCAACAATTGTTGCTATCATCATCAACTGCTAAAACTGCTGATAAAGAAATAgattattttgattttcgAGGATAAGTAAAATTATCAGTAGGATATAAATGGTAACGTGCATGTTATAATATCATAAATGGAattccaaaattaaaattatgtgaactgttcaattaaaataaataaattgagtttaattaaaatattaaccattttcttttttcacttatttaaatcttaattaaaatttattaaataaaaatgtttatatttaaaaaagattttgataggttaattaattattgtggtaagtataatgtattattttattgtaatttaggtatatttgtaacatatattttgttaaaatattaaaaagatggCAATATTTTAGACGGGtaacatacgcacactaggcacaatgccgtgtctgTGTGCGCCCGTAGCGTTTGCTATtgcctcggacgcagagaacccaactcggaatcgcggcttccacgcgttcaGATAGAGTCGCAGAGGCCAGATATACACTGTCTGTTCTTTCGTGACGTCGTCGGCTAAGATATATCAGATCGCGGagtctaaataattttagtagAAACGACTTAGTGATCCGattttcaagatataatatatataaatttttaatgtaaaatgcaacaaaaattttccgtcccatTCAACTGCGGACggttgtacatatttttaatattttctgtaagtacgaccggtgtggttaaaaattttgatgcattctacacatcactcatacctagtttaaattattataaaacaaggaaaaattgttcgaataggactttaaaactcGCACGACAGCGGCGAACCTGCGCAGTAGCGTCACGGCTAACGTCACAAAACACTCCCGtggctgtacaacgatcaattaataaattgaaaacgcgaatataaccgagagcgcgaaacaacgATCACGAGCGAGttttaaacacaacacccgtaaatatacaaaaacgtaCGCTACTCATAATAttaccgcgcacttcataacatatcaccgcgcattttattacaatatcactcatacttagtttaaattattataaaacaaggaaaaattgttcgaataggataaaaactactaaaatacgcgtcgcacaatccggcgtaacgcgaatctgcagatgccaatttcccgaattgtaGTAGCGCAcgcagtcacggctaacgcaGGGACCGACATACTCCGGgctacaacgatcaattaaaataattgaaaacgcgaatataaccgagagcgcgaaacaatattccgatcacgagaaagcgaccttgttttataataacttaaacacaacacccgtataatatacaaaaacgcaaaactgtactcattacacataatattcaccgcgcattttattacaatatcactcatacttagtttaaattattataaaacaaggaaaaattgttcgaataggacttataaaactactaaaatacgcgtcaattcggcgtaacgcgaatctgcAAGAATTTTCCGTAGTAGcgacgcactatcagtcacggctaacgaaacaaaGAGGGACCGACgccgggctgtacaacgatcaattaaaaaagaaaacgcgaaacaGAGCGCGAaaccgatcacgagaaaactttgttttataataacttaaacacaacacccgTATAATATCGCGCTAGCGTTTCGTACATAAATTCACACGCTTCCCACAAAGATCGACGAATCTGACGTATcctgatgtatcttgatgtatgtTCTTGATCGTCGATGAAACTTTTTCTCAAGGAGCGACTGAATTAAACTGAACTCCGGTAGAGAAAATCCCCTTTACACTTTTTAG
Coding sequences:
- the Rbbp5 gene encoding retinoblastoma-binding protein 5 homolog, producing MNLELLESFGQNYPEEFDGTLDCISLAVTCTFNKRGTLLAVGCNDGRIVIWDFLTRGIAKIISAHVHPVCSLSWSRNGYKLLSASTDNNVCIWDVLSGECDQKYRFPSPILKVQFHPRNSSKFLVCPMRHAAVMVDIEGTHRVIPLDEDSDLNIVASFDRRGNYVYTGNAHGRVLVLDAETLNVKASYKITQGTASNTAVKSIEFARRGSCFLVNTSDRVIRVYDSTEILACGKDGEPEPIQKLQDLVNKTTWKKCCFSGDGEYVCAGSARQHSLYTWEKSIGNLVKILHGTKGELLLDVVWHPVRPIIASISSGVVSIWAQNQVENWSAFAPDFKELDENVEYEERESEFDLSDEDKSVVQGEEAQDEEIEVDVASIDRVAAFCSSDEETEDIGSLQFLPISPDVEDSEDNQVTPHEPPMKKHRSYDIDLQGAPIDETHPLLNKGKDKPTTKKGRPRLEHKKGK
- the Trmt6 gene encoding tRNA (adenine(58)-N(1))-methyltransferase non-catalytic subunit TRM6, with protein sequence MSVVAPDTCESIKDVITIGTHVIVKKQDFSKVYKVSEDGILMLGKDQKVKMHEIIGKPYWSTFEMVPVTDSKGIFTLKLRDQIESWDDLKGELSGCDNRSITDDGTSQRLSKEEILQLQEAGKTGKEIIGSLIENSTSFAAKTEYSQEKYIKKKERKYFKFLTIHKTSILSLHEIYFTSKRKHEKIGGLRMDTLAQILSYSDVQSDGLHLLYSSGYQGLPAAAMLNRIGMNTTGYLINLHPGNMPQTTFIEAMNFPQEMKDRHVAVNIYSFLRLHYQGESSIIDSISISKKFIGNIKETHSVQKLTEEFNGENKNNEATRMDMELLELKTETKENDILLISDTEEDTNILKRKFESEKPDKEVAPAKKPKWLLETKHAVDLLTNSKARGLTIVAKEHPLQIANALLPFLGISRPFVIFHAHREPLQETYVELKKKGNVINVKLFTNFLRSYQVLPDRTHPDILTNDTGGYILTGYLVE
- the Stc gene encoding protein shuttle craft, with product MASWNGSYPEDVNYLMYADQNAADAAAGNWQYFPGTSSYLRDIPASSYYPGTSGSRHVYEQNRSGTTFYQVGAQHSLNMVPLDNNAYQKRVLPNTSSADSVQPLNATPMSCNGSFFTQDNYKPKFKGSQAKTAGKNVPSPAGDVVQSAIVKNSNLHFTANEFVPNQARFKRDTRFRRYDNSNTTGNGFNVCAQEFKPKSSDKSSASDDRGKNERRYENRRDTNYRQKKPQNTQAAQASRFNYKDTQRTYNTRNYNKFQNGKYYNRKYQSDIEQNTAGESYSSTTDSTAFNSQENKIIAEEMQENDSFSGAKIRSGEEASHENSNSENTSSKNSEAQRNDKRFSSTSNYHRHNLDDMHSEPGVRRKTSMTTTKYVPRRNNEMTNNKEKRMKNWRDRTESNEMAHVPQGKNPKKRHDIDDDVSQRERLTEQLNKGTLECLVCYEHIKQNDYVWSCNNCYHVLHLKCIKKWAKSSQSDNKSWKCPACRDVSFLVPENYFCFCGKMKIPEWNRRDVAHSCGEICGRPLSKNNCTHKCTLLCHPGSCPQCIAMVTKYCGCGRTSKMLLCSAQQFLMCDSICGKDLSCGKHTCQKKCHQGECEPCDKIVQQVCFCGKKTQEVPCRANTTDTYSCDNICNKPLDCEKHYCQKICHPEPCEPCSLTPERVTMCCCGQTLLTEKRESCTDPVPTCDKICSKRLKCGQPSNPHTCKAPCHMGECPECDLSTDVKCRCGNMDREIDCKDLTTKADDARCEKRCKKKRSCGKHNCNQLCCIDIEHICPLPCSKTLSCGRHKCQDRCHIGRCSPCWESSFEELYCECGSEVIYPPVPCGTRRPTCNRPCSREHQCNHEVLHNCHSEPTCTPCSVLTQRWCHGRHELRNAVPCHVKEISCGLPCNKPLACGWHKCITMCHAGPCERPGQQCTQPCATIRELCGHICGAPCHEGKCPDTPCKEMVKVTCQCGHRTTSRVCADNAREYQRIASNILASKMADMQLGHSVNLEEVFGQGAKKQNQLKTLECNDECKTIERNRRLALGLQIVNPDLSGKLMPRYSDYMKQWAKKDPHFCQIIHDKLTELVQLAKTSKQKSRSYSFDVMNREKRHFVHEACTHFGCESQAYDEEPKRNIVATAVKDKCWLPSYSLLEMIQREKGQRKVPGPVLNTSKGNNSTKTVLSLPVKQNQQLLLSSSTAKTADKEIDYFDFRG